A stretch of Schistocerca nitens isolate TAMUIC-IGC-003100 chromosome 6, iqSchNite1.1, whole genome shotgun sequence DNA encodes these proteins:
- the LOC126263536 gene encoding cytochrome P450 6g1-like: protein MAFYAESWLTEVLVALSLVVAAVYAWFSYSYKYWQRKGVPYLEPRFPFGNVYNSFVGKTSRPIELNEAYLQFKGQRFGGIYFFNRPGLVIVDPDLIRTILVKDFWTFRDRGVKTDENEPLNGHLFLLGGNKWRRLRVKLTPTFTSGKMKMMFQGVGSYAQVPQKHLKE from the exons ATGGCTTTCTACGCAGAGTCGTGGCTAACCGAGGTGTTGGTAGCCCTGTCGCTGGTAGTGGCGGCAGTGTACGCGTGGTTCTCGTACTCTTATAAGTATTGGCAAAGGAAGGGTGTGCCCTACCTCGAGCCGCGGTTCCCCTTCGGCAATGTCTACAACAGCTTCGTGGGAAAGACGTCCCGGCCGATCGAACTGAATGAAGCTTACCTGCAGTTTAAAG GCCAACGTTTCGGTGGAATATATTTCTTTAACCGACCGGGTCTCGTGATAGTGGACCCAGATTTGATCCGTACAATTCTCGTCAAGGACTTCTGGACCTTCCGGGACAGAGGAGTGAAGACGGACGAAAATGAACCTCTGAACGGCCACCTTTTTCTACTTGGCGGGAACAAATGGAGGAGGCTGCGTGTAAAGCTGACACCCACGTTCACTTCTGGCAAGATGAAGATGATGTTCCAG GGTGTGGGCAGCTACGCACAAGTACCTCAGAAACATCTCAAAGAGTGA